The proteins below come from a single Halomicroarcula saliterrae genomic window:
- a CDS encoding winged helix-turn-helix domain-containing protein encodes MDTVLWQTLAGTRGGPNRARVLRALDDQPRNANQLADDLDLAYNTIRHHLEVLEDNGVITSSDASYGVIYLPSERARNNWDTVEQILTQVDD; translated from the coding sequence ATGGATACGGTCCTCTGGCAGACTCTCGCTGGCACACGTGGGGGACCGAACCGTGCCCGTGTCCTTCGCGCGCTCGACGACCAGCCGCGGAACGCGAACCAGCTAGCCGATGACCTCGACCTGGCATACAACACTATCCGGCACCATCTCGAGGTCCTCGAAGACAACGGTGTCATCACTAGCAGCGATGCCAGCTACGGCGTCATCTATCTCCCGAGCGAGCGCGCACGCAACAACTGGGACACGGTCGAGCAGATACTCACACAGGTGGACGACTGA
- a CDS encoding Lrp/AsnC family transcriptional regulator, giving the protein MVTAYVMVKAHTGDADRLKREIEGIDGVTEAHIVAGDVDLIAKVSVDTPAAVKDVAATHVQDIQGVESTQTYIAMD; this is encoded by the coding sequence ATGGTCACCGCCTACGTCATGGTCAAAGCCCACACCGGCGACGCCGACCGACTGAAACGGGAAATCGAGGGCATCGACGGCGTCACCGAGGCCCACATCGTCGCCGGCGACGTCGACCTCATCGCCAAGGTGAGCGTGGACACGCCGGCGGCGGTCAAGGACGTGGCCGCGACCCACGTGCAGGACATCCAGGGCGTCGAATCGACACAGACGTACATCGCGATGGACTGA
- a CDS encoding DUF5813 family protein — protein sequence MTDVPDDVADVFGSRDTFVASGEGFVVETTSFDGRVTASEGEKWRTEYEVTVRAPSLQAATAGEVGPAVRDGWFETLERRLEDAPKSTRVVVELDEYTVERDDEEVVVTYRYSLGGEREAADVAKTFVEYVEGTYVEGIIPGYDYVGVVAELMNSASTGGSEGSRGGTPL from the coding sequence ATGACGGACGTTCCAGACGACGTCGCCGACGTCTTCGGCAGTCGTGACACCTTCGTGGCCAGCGGCGAGGGGTTCGTCGTCGAGACGACGAGCTTCGACGGCCGCGTGACCGCGAGCGAGGGCGAGAAGTGGCGGACCGAGTACGAGGTGACGGTCCGGGCGCCGTCGCTGCAGGCCGCGACGGCCGGCGAGGTCGGGCCCGCGGTGCGCGACGGCTGGTTCGAGACACTGGAACGGCGCCTCGAAGACGCCCCCAAATCGACCCGCGTCGTGGTCGAACTGGACGAATACACCGTCGAGCGCGACGACGAGGAAGTCGTCGTCACCTACCGCTACAGCCTCGGCGGGGAACGGGAAGCCGCCGACGTGGCCAAGACCTTCGTGGAGTACGTCGAAGGGACCTACGTCGAGGGTATCATCCCCGGCTACGACTACGTCGGCGTCGTCGCAGAGCTGATGAACTCGGCGAGCACGGGCGGGAGCGAGGGGAGCCGCGGCGGGACGCCGCTGTAG